AAGATTGCCCAAATCCATGGAAGCTCGGAGATTCCATTCCACATCATAAAATCAGGAACCGCTCCAGTCATCCCTTCCATCGTTAAATACATCGCAGTAATGTAAGCACCTACCCCGAAAAATATACCGTGACCAAGGCTTAGTACGCCTGAGTACCCCCACAGCAAATCAAGTCCAATCACTAAAATGGCAAAAGCAATGTAACGACCGAGTAGATTGGTTCGAAAATCTGATAGGAAAAAGGGTAGCAAAATTAATATAAGAATTAGAGCAAGAAATAACCACTTACGCTCTAACAACCTCGAGCTAAACGATTGCATAGTCAAACTCCCTTCTCGCAAAATTAATCAAGAGATCGTGATTGAATGGACAGTAATCCAGATGGACGCCATTGCAAAAATAAAATAATGAGTGCGAACACTAGAACTTTCCCCATTGACGCATCGGTCCAATATTCAAAAACCGTATTAAACACACCGATACCCATTGCACCAGCCACTGTCCCTAGCAGCATCCCTACGCCACCGACAACAACAACCATAAAGGCATCAACGATATAGTGTGTTCCAATCGTCGGACCAATTGGACCAATTAAGGTTAGGGCAGCACCTGCAACACCTGCAAATCCAGCACCAATCGCAAACGTTATCATATCAACCTTTCTTGAAGAAACACCTAAGCATGTAGCCATCTCACGGTTTTGCATAACAGCACGAATTTTCATACCGTTTCTGGTTTTATATAAAAACCACGCTAAACATACGAAACTGACGACTACAAGTGCTAGGATAAAAAGACGGATATATGGTAGAGTTACCCCCATAACTTCTAACCCACCTCGTAGAAAGCCAGGACTTTCTACACCAACATTGGTTGCTCCAAATATCGACCGGGCAGCTTGTTGAAGGATTAAACCTACCCCAAACGTTGCTAATAAACTATCAAGCGGTCGTCCATAGAGGTGTCGAATAACCGTAAGCTCTAATAACATTCCGATTAATGCAGCAACCAAAAAGGATAAAGGTATCGCTAAGAAAAAGTACCAATCGTACATAGCTTCTGGGAGGTACTGACTAAAAATGACTTGGACGACATAGGTTGCGTATGCCCCGATCATAATCAACTCACCATGAGCCATATTAATAACCTTCATTAATCCAAATGTTATTGCTAAACCAAGAGCAATTAATAATAAAATTGAACCAAGACTTATCCCATTAAATGCTTGCATAATGATTCCTTCCAAAACTCATCCACCCTTTTCCATAGAAGTGATAAACATTATTAAGGTCGCTTCACACCCTCTTCGTTTTTTAAAAACAAACATTTGCTTATCATGCATCCGTATGTAGATCTCACACCAGACCATCTTTCTTAGATGAGGGTGACTCAAAAAGTGAATCATCAACTTTTTAAGTCACCCTCTGAATCTACCTTTCTATTGTGGCGCAATAATTCCGCTTGCCCAGTCGTAGCTCTCCAGGTATGGATCAGGCTTTACTGGTTCCCCTGAATTCCAAAGTTCCTCAAACTGTCCATCAGTCCGAACCTCACCAATTCTTACCGTTTTATAGACATGCTGGTTATCACCATCCACTTGAACTGGACCGCCTGGTGCACCAAATTCAATACCCGCAGCAGCTTCACGAACTTCATCTACATCTGTAGTTCCAGCTAGTTCAACAGCTTGTGCCCATAAATGAACCATAAAATAGCCAGCTTCAATCGGATCACCCGTTACTCGATCTTCACCATACGCTTCTTTATAATTGGCAACGAAAGATTCATTTTCTGGTGTTTCTGTTGTTTGATAATAGTTCCAGCTTGCTAAATGACCTTCCAAGACATCTGCACCAATTCCTCGTATTTCTTCTTCTGCCACACTTACAGACATAACCGTGACATCTTCACTTGTAATTCCTGCATCTGCTAGTTGCTTAAAGAAAGCAACATTACTATCTCCATTTAAAGTATTAAAAATCACTGTCGGCTCTGAATCACCGATTCTTGAAATGATCGTGTTGTAATCAGTATGACCTAGTGGTGTATACTGTTCGTCGACTAACGTTGCACCATTTTCCTTTAACTGTGCTTTAATAATTTGGTTGGCAATACGAGGGAAAACATAGTCAGAACCTAAAAGGAAAAATTCAGTTCCCCGATTATCTAGCAACCAATCGACTGCTGGAACAATTTGTTGGTTTGGTGCTGCACCCGCATAAAAAATATTAGGTGAAGCCTCCATCCCTTCATATTGAACGGGATAAAAGAGTAGCCCATTATTTTCTTCAACGACAGGTAGCATGGCTTTACGACTGGCTGATGTCCAACCACCGAAGATGACATCAACTCCATCTTGTTGTAAAAGCTTATCAGCTCGCTCTGAAAAAATTGATGGCTCTGAGGCTCCATCTTCAATTATTGGAACTAATTCTTTACCTAGTACCCCACCAGCAGCATTAATCTCTTCGATCGCTAATAACTCTGAATCTCGTACTGATGTCTCACTCATGGCCATTGTTCCACTTAACGAGTGTAGAATACCAACAGGAATTTGATCTGAATCAATCTCGACTCCTTCATCCCCTTCAATTGATCCACCGTTTGACTCACCAGAAGAATCACTAGGCTCATTTCCACAAGCTGCAAGTAACAGTAGCATTGCTAGAAACAGGCCTCCTAACCATGTGGCTTTCCGTTTGTTCCTTTCCATAAAAAATCCCCCTAAGCTTTATTATGTACCACTTCTTACACCCTCAAGGTTAGCAGTATTTTTTCTAGAAGTCTCTTTGTGCGTCAGGAAAACTAACGCACAATTTAAAAAATTTAAAATATACACTTTGATGATAGCTTATTTTACATTACTATCGAAACTAATCTTAAAGGCAAAAAGTTACGATTACGTTTTACTAGTTTAACGACTTTTTAATGTAGTGCTTATTTACATCTGTAAATAAAAAAAGAGATGTATCTCGAGTAGAGATACATCTCTTTTTTTGCTTTGAAATTACGTTTGGATAAAAAACAAGCTCAAGTTTCTTAACTAACGATAACCTACTCAACAGTTACACTTTTTGCTAAGTTTCTCGGCTTATCAACATCACAGTCACGATGTAGAGCTGCATAGTAAGAAATAATCTGTAAAGGAATCACTGACACAAGAGTTGTTAAATACTCGTGTACTGCTGGAATTACTAATGTGTCGCCTTCCTCCTGCAATCCTTCCATACTAATAATACATGGATACGCACCACGAGCAGCCACTTCTTTGACATTTCCACGAATGCTTAAGTTGACATGTTCTTGTGTCGCAATTGCGATGATTGGAGTGCCGTCTTCAATTAAAGCAATCGTTCCGTGCTTCAGCTCTCCACCTGCAAAGCCTTCAGCTTGAATATAAGAAATTTCCTTAAGCTTTAAAGCCCCTTCTAAGCAGACAAAATAGTCAGCTGCACGACCGATAAAGAAGCAATTACGTGTTACTGCTAAATACTCACGGGCGATTTTTTCTAATTTTTCTTTTTGATCACAAAGAGCTTCCATCGCATTTGCGACAATACTTAACTCTTGAATTGGATCAAAATCAATTTCGATTCCTTTAGCCTTTGCTGTATCAACAGCAAGAATCGCTAATACAGCCATTTGTGCTGTGTAAGCCTTTGTCGAAGCTACCGCAATTTCCGGTCCAGCGAACGTATGCAAGGTGAAGTCTGCCTCACGAGATAATGTTGACCCCGGTACGTTCGTAATCGTTAATGCTGGGTAGCCTTTTTCCTTCACCTTCACAAGGACACCGCGTGAATCCGCCGTTTCCCCGCTTTGTGAAATAAAGATAAAGAGTGGTTTTTCTGATAATAATGGCATATTGTAAAGAAATTCACTAGCAATATGCGTTTCAACTGGTTTGCCAGCTAACTTTTCGATTAATTGCTTACCAACGAGTCCTGCATGATAACTCGTTCCAGCCGCAATAATATAAATTCGATCCGCTTCTTTCATGGCTTCACGAATATCGGCTGATAATTTGATATCATTATTGTCGTCTTGGTATTTTGAAATAATATTACGAATGACTAGTGGCTGTTCATCAATTTCCTTAAGCATATAATGAGGGTACGTTCCCTTTTCGATATCGCTAGCATCAAGCTCTGCTGTATATGGCTCTCTATCAATGGTTTCACCAGCTAATGTTTTAATCGTAATGTTATCACGTGTAACAATAACCATTTCCTGGTCCATTAGCTCAACAAATTGATCAGTTACATGTAGCATTGCCATTGCATCACTAGCAACTACATTGACATCTTCACTAATGCCAACAAGCAATGGGCTCTTGTTCTTTCCAACGTATACCTTATTACGGTCTTCACGATCTAATAAAGCTAACGCGTAAGAGCCCTTTAGCAATGAAAGCGTAAATCGAAATGCTCCTTCAACTGATTGACCTTCACTAACAAACTTCTCGATAAGCTGAACGACAACTTCTGTATCTGTATCACTCACAAAATCAACGTCTGCTAAATACTCTCTCATCAGTTGCTGGTAATTTTCAATCACACCATTGTGTACAATTGTAAAACGTTTAGAAGCACTTTGATGTGGATGAGCATTGATTTGACTTGGCGCACCGTGTGTCGCCCAACGTGTATGCCCAATACCGACCGTTCCATTTACATTATAGTCTACAGCTTCACGTAAAGCAGCAATGCGCCCTTTTTCTTTGAAAAGATGGTTGTTATCCTCACTAACGATTGCAATACCAGCTGAGTCATAGCCACGATATTCAAGTTTCTCTAGTCCTTGTAATAAAATTTCTTTTGCATCTTGGTTTCCAATATATCCGACAATTCCACACATAAATGAATGACCTCCCTGATTAGGGGGCAAGAAAACCAGGGGCGTTCTTGCCCCACTCTTTAAATAATGACATGTTTAAAGGGTCGCATCTTTACCGATCCATGCTAACCTTAAATACTGATTTGTTCACCAGTACGATTGCTTTTGTGCAAAGAGTTGCCTCCTTGTTTTAAACAATCGTTTACGGTTGTGGTGATGCAACCGAGAGGTATCCGCCGATCGTTCGATAAACCTCTTCCTCGTCAACTATTTTAGTACTGCGTAGTCCCTAAAATAGTTCAGGCGCTTTTCTAGATATTGTACGATCCTCCTATCATTTTGAATCAAGGATAATCATACAACAAAATTGTAAATACGGTCAATGTCTAATTATTGAACAACGACCAATTGCCGTATAGTTAAAAATATGCATAGGCAGCGTTAGATGTGCCACCTATGCATGTTTTTTTATTTTATGTTAGTTGTTACTCACTCATACCAAATTGTTCTTCCACTACATTTACAATTTGATTTACATATTGCTCACAAAGTTCAACGGTTGGTGCTTCAACCATCACACGAACAAGCGGTTCTGTTCCCGATGGTCGGACGAGCACACGGCCATTCCCTGCCATTTCCTTTTCCACAGCTTCAATCGCCTCAGTAACTACAGCACTAGTCTTGACAGCGTCTTTATCTACAACTCTGACATTAACTAACGTTTGTGGGAACTTTTCCATTTCACTAGCGAGTTGAGATAGAGACTTTCCTGTCGCTTTCATCACATTGACTAGCTGCAGGGCCGAAAGCATCCCATCGCCTGTTGTGATGTGGTCTAAGAAAATAATATGTCCTGACTGCTCCCCACCGAGGTTATAATCAGCCTTGCGCATTTCTTCCATAACATAGCGGTCACCAACAGCTGTTTGCTTCGTCTGGATACCATGTTCCTCAGCTGCTTTATAAAAACCAAGGTTACTCATAACTGTAGTAACAACTGTGTTATCTTTAAGCCAGCCTTGCTCTTTCATATACTTTGCGCAGATGAACATGATTTGATCACCATCAACAATCTCGCCCTTTTCATCAACTGCGATGAGACGGTCTGCATCACCATCAAAAGCAAGACCGACATCAGCTCCTTTTTCTTGAACAAATTCAGCTAGAGCTTCGGGATGAGTTGAACCGACACCATCGTTAATGTTCAAGCCATTCGGTGATGTCCCCATCGTAGAAATATCAGCTTCCAAATCAGCAAATAGATGTGGTGCTAGCGAGGAAGCTGCACCATGGGCACAGTCAAGCGCAATATGAATGCCTTCAAAATCCTCTTGAACAGACTGTTTAAGGAATTGCAAGTACTTCTGACCGCCTTCAAAATAATCACTGACATGACCAAGTTCAACTCCTACTGGACGAGGAATGTCATCTTGCTGTTCTAATAACTCTTCAATTTCCTGTTCTTGCGCATCTAATAATTTAAACCCATCTGGACCAAAAAACTTTATTCCGTTATCTTCAACAGGGTTATGTGAAGCAGAGATCATTACCCCTGCATGCGCACTTAGAGCTTTTGTTAAGAAGGCAACGCCTGGTGTAGAAATCACGCCTAATCGCATCACTTCACAACCAATCGATAGAAGTCCTGCAACTAGTGCCCCTTCAAGCATCTGTCCTGAAACTCTCGTATCACGGCCGATTAAGACTTTCGGCTTTTCTGTATTTCTCGTTAACACATAACCACCAACACGGCCTAATTTAAATGCTAATTCCGGAGTTAGTTCTGTATTAGCAACGCCTCTAACACCGTCAGTTCCAAAATACTTTCCCATCATGATCTCTCCTTCAATGCACATTCGTCACACCATAATGAATGGTGTTTATTCATTTTCAACTTCCTCAATCGTAATGACTGCTTCTAGGCGATCTGTTTCAAACGAAAGGTCTTGAGGTCCATTAATTTGAATTGGCACAACATGTTCACCAAGCGACAATTCATTAACATCGATGTACGCTTGAATATCTGTATCAATGATTTTACTCAAGACGGTCTCAGTTCCTTTGACGACAACGTCAATAAAGCGCCCTGCTTCAGATTCGAAATTCACCCTATATCCGTCGACAAGCCCGCTGATTTCAACAGGGATATTGTAGAACCCCAAACTCTCTTGTTCATTTAATTCAACTGTTACATTGACTTTTTCAGGGTCAACCCTCTCAACACCAGTGGGCTTCGGTACTTCCAATTCAACCGTCTGATCTTCAGTGATTTCATCCAAATCTAACTCTAAACCATCAATAACCGTAATTGCATTTATAATATCTTGCGGTCCAAAGATCCTTACTTCCTTAGGATCAACCGTTAATGAATCAACACTTAGTCCTTCTGGCAATTCACCTACACGTGTGACTTTTACGGGTACATCCGTATGTGGACTTGTAATCGGTACTTTAACATCGACAACAGATGGCTCCACATCTAACTGTAGTTCATTACCGACATGATCATAAATCTTTACCGGCACCCCTTGTTCAATCGTTTTATCTGCATCTTTGACATCGACATAGGCTTTCACCTTCGCCACCTGATCAATCCATTCTTCGGCAGCCGTAATTTCAACATTAACTGGTGTAACGATCGGCTCCCCTATTGAATAGCCTTCCGCTACTTCCCCCTCGTTGACCAAGTCAACTTCGACTGGGATTGAGATTGTTTTCTTGTCTTGTAAAACGACCCTTACAAACTGCGGCGCAATCGACACAGAAAGTTGGTTTGGAAATCCATCATGTTGGATACTGACATGGTGGACACCTGCCTCTCGATCCCTTAAATCAACATACACATCAAAAGCCGGTCTCGTTACTTGCAACATCGTCAACACACTTTGCGGTCCTCTAAGGTTGACTTGAACGGTTTCGGTAATTTCAGTGATTTCATAATTCTCTTCATCATAATATGCACTAAGTTCGACTTCCTCTAATGTATAAGAACCATCACTTATTCGTGGCAAAACACCACCTGGTTGATTATTAAAGTTATCCATATTAACCATCAAAAACAGCATTAGCGCAATGAAAAATGAAATAATCTTAACAAACCAGGGACTATTAAATAGCTTATCCATGTTTTTTCCCTCCCCATTGCCAACGAGATGAAGAGGTTTGCTTCGCTTCACTTGTAAGTTCCTTCTCTAATAAATGTCTTAGCGTCTCTTCGTTCAAATCACGGTGAATCTCACCATTCTTTGTTAACGAAATGTTCCCAGTCTCCTCTGATACAACAATCGTGAGACTGTCTGTCACCTCACTTACACCAAGAGCAGCGCGATGGCGTGTACCTAACTCTTTGGAGATAAATGGGTTTTCAGATAAAGGTAAATAACATGCAGCTGCTACGATCTGATTCTCTTTTAATATGACTGCCCCATCATGAAGTGGTGTATTGGGGATAAAAATATTAATCAATAATTCAGATGTTAATGTAGCATTCATCGGGATCCCGGTCTCTACATAATCATTCATTCCGGTTTCACGCTCAACTGACATTAAGGCACCGATTCGCCTTTTTGCCATATACTTAGAAGCTTTTACGATGGAATCAATTGATTTAGAAACATCCTCATCTTGATGATTTGTCCCTCTAGAAAAAAAGCGCCCTCTTCCTAACTGTTCAAGCGCCCGCCTCAACTCTGGCTGGAAAATGATAATAATGGCCAACACCCCGTAGGTGACCGTTTGTTCCATAATCCATTGCAGTGTCCTTAAGCCAAAAAAACTACTCAAAAACCACACTGCTAAAATGACTGTAATCCCTTTTAATAGCTGGACTGCTCTTGTTCCGCGAATGACCATGATTAATTTATAGACAACATACGTTACTAATAAAATATCAATGATTCTTCCCAGATAATTAAGCAGTTGAAAATCTTCTCCAGGAAACATAGCAGCACTTCCTTCAAACCTTATTCAACAAAAATTACCCACTATTAGTAGCTTTATCATTATATCACAATTTCAAAACAAGCTTTACCGTATCAATCATTACGATCTCGTTCAAAGACAGTAATAACCTCTGTAAAAAACGATTTTGTATGATACCATACCCATTCTAACATTTGGTCAATTTCTTCAATTTCACCTGAAACAGTACCTGCTGAAGCAAGGTATTGCTCACTATTAATAAGCACAATGTTTCCTTTGACTTCACCTTCAACCTCTAACCGTCCATTTCTAATAACCAGATCCCCTTCAATCACCTCATCTTCAGGGACGATCACTGTCGATCCATCCTGATCAATTTGAACATTTGCAGCTCCTGTAACAACTAACTCACCATGTGGATCACTCCATAGCGAAAATACACTTGTTGAGATTAATAATAAAAAAACAGAGACTGCAACAAGAAATGGATGCTTTTTTACCCATACTTTCCAGTTCGTTGATTTTTTTTGATTAGGAAGTTGCTTCATCACTTGTTCAGTAAAGCCAATAGGTGCTTCAATATGCGATGAACTTTGCACGAAGGCAATAGACTTCTTTAACTCTTGATAGTGTTGATTACAAGAATTACATTGTTGTAAGTGGTCGATTAGTTGTTTACTTTCTTGTTCTGACATCTCTTCATCTAAGTATTTATGAATTAACTCATGATATTGCTTTTTACAGCTCATTACAGACCCTTCCTTTCCTAAACATTACGAAGTCTTTTTCGAAGCGCCTCTCTTCCCCTATGCACCCTTGTCTTGACAGTAGCAACAGGTAAGTCGAGAATTTCACTTATTTCTTTTAACGAAAGGTCTTCAATATATTTCAAAATAATTGCTGAGCGATATTTAATCGGTAAACAGGCAATTTCCTTCTGAATCCATTCTTGAAGTTCATGTGTTAACACTTCTTCTTCAGGCAACGCTTGATCAACTGCAATTTGCGATAGCAGTGTTAAGCCTTCAGTACCAGTAACCTTATCCTCTAAATGGTAATCAGGCTTTTTCTTTCGCAATCGATCAATAGCAAGATTCGTCGCTATCCGAAATAACCAGGTTGAAAATTTCCGCTTCGTATCATATGAGTCAAGGTTGCTAAAGGCACGTAAAAAAGCCTCCTGTGAGATGTCCTCCGCCTCATGAGCATTTCCAAGCATACGATAGGACAATTGATATACCTTGTCCTTATATAACTCAACGAGCTCTCCAAACGCCTGTTGGTCGCCTTTTTTCACTTCTTTTATGATCCGTTTTACTACTCTATCCATCGTTAACCTCCGCCCCTGTGCGGTTTATCATACTTACGATTTATCACCGAAAAGGTTCCAACATGTAATTGTATCTATTTTAACACTTTCAATTTTTAGCGTGCAGAGACTTTGAAAACAAATGTTTATAAAATCTTCATATGGGTAATAACCATACCATATTAAAATTACGATGCAAGGGTGTGCTCCAATGACAACTTTTAAAAATGAGAAAGAACAGCTCCTACAAGAAATTGAAGA
The nucleotide sequence above comes from Desertibacillus haloalkaliphilus. Encoded proteins:
- the urtB gene encoding urea ABC transporter permease subunit UrtB; this encodes MEGIIMQAFNGISLGSILLLIALGLAITFGLMKVINMAHGELIMIGAYATYVVQVIFSQYLPEAMYDWYFFLAIPLSFLVAALIGMLLELTVIRHLYGRPLDSLLATFGVGLILQQAARSIFGATNVGVESPGFLRGGLEVMGVTLPYIRLFILALVVVSFVCLAWFLYKTRNGMKIRAVMQNREMATCLGVSSRKVDMITFAIGAGFAGVAGAALTLIGPIGPTIGTHYIVDAFMVVVVGGVGMLLGTVAGAMGIGVFNTVFEYWTDASMGKVLVFALIILFLQWRPSGLLSIQSRSLD
- the urtA gene encoding urea ABC transporter substrate-binding protein; the encoded protein is MERNKRKATWLGGLFLAMLLLLAACGNEPSDSSGESNGGSIEGDEGVEIDSDQIPVGILHSLSGTMAMSETSVRDSELLAIEEINAAGGVLGKELVPIIEDGASEPSIFSERADKLLQQDGVDVIFGGWTSASRKAMLPVVEENNGLLFYPVQYEGMEASPNIFYAGAAPNQQIVPAVDWLLDNRGTEFFLLGSDYVFPRIANQIIKAQLKENGATLVDEQYTPLGHTDYNTIISRIGDSEPTVIFNTLNGDSNVAFFKQLADAGITSEDVTVMSVSVAEEEIRGIGADVLEGHLASWNYYQTTETPENESFVANYKEAYGEDRVTGDPIEAGYFMVHLWAQAVELAGTTDVDEVREAAAGIEFGAPGGPVQVDGDNQHVYKTVRIGEVRTDGQFEELWNSGEPVKPDPYLESYDWASGIIAPQ
- the glmS gene encoding glutamine--fructose-6-phosphate transaminase (isomerizing) — its product is MCGIVGYIGNQDAKEILLQGLEKLEYRGYDSAGIAIVSEDNNHLFKEKGRIAALREAVDYNVNGTVGIGHTRWATHGAPSQINAHPHQSASKRFTIVHNGVIENYQQLMREYLADVDFVSDTDTEVVVQLIEKFVSEGQSVEGAFRFTLSLLKGSYALALLDREDRNKVYVGKNKSPLLVGISEDVNVVASDAMAMLHVTDQFVELMDQEMVIVTRDNITIKTLAGETIDREPYTAELDASDIEKGTYPHYMLKEIDEQPLVIRNIISKYQDDNNDIKLSADIREAMKEADRIYIIAAGTSYHAGLVGKQLIEKLAGKPVETHIASEFLYNMPLLSEKPLFIFISQSGETADSRGVLVKVKEKGYPALTITNVPGSTLSREADFTLHTFAGPEIAVASTKAYTAQMAVLAILAVDTAKAKGIEIDFDPIQELSIVANAMEALCDQKEKLEKIAREYLAVTRNCFFIGRAADYFVCLEGALKLKEISYIQAEGFAGGELKHGTIALIEDGTPIIAIATQEHVNLSIRGNVKEVAARGAYPCIISMEGLQEEGDTLVIPAVHEYLTTLVSVIPLQIISYYAALHRDCDVDKPRNLAKSVTVE
- the glmM gene encoding phosphoglucosamine mutase, whose protein sequence is MGKYFGTDGVRGVANTELTPELAFKLGRVGGYVLTRNTEKPKVLIGRDTRVSGQMLEGALVAGLLSIGCEVMRLGVISTPGVAFLTKALSAHAGVMISASHNPVEDNGIKFFGPDGFKLLDAQEQEIEELLEQQDDIPRPVGVELGHVSDYFEGGQKYLQFLKQSVQEDFEGIHIALDCAHGAASSLAPHLFADLEADISTMGTSPNGLNINDGVGSTHPEALAEFVQEKGADVGLAFDGDADRLIAVDEKGEIVDGDQIMFICAKYMKEQGWLKDNTVVTTVMSNLGFYKAAEEHGIQTKQTAVGDRYVMEEMRKADYNLGGEQSGHIIFLDHITTGDGMLSALQLVNVMKATGKSLSQLASEMEKFPQTLVNVRVVDKDAVKTSAVVTEAIEAVEKEMAGNGRVLVRPSGTEPLVRVMVEAPTVELCEQYVNQIVNVVEEQFGMSE
- a CDS encoding CdaR family protein, encoding MDKLFNSPWFVKIISFFIALMLFLMVNMDNFNNQPGGVLPRISDGSYTLEEVELSAYYDEENYEITEITETVQVNLRGPQSVLTMLQVTRPAFDVYVDLRDREAGVHHVSIQHDGFPNQLSVSIAPQFVRVVLQDKKTISIPVEVDLVNEGEVAEGYSIGEPIVTPVNVEITAAEEWIDQVAKVKAYVDVKDADKTIEQGVPVKIYDHVGNELQLDVEPSVVDVKVPITSPHTDVPVKVTRVGELPEGLSVDSLTVDPKEVRIFGPQDIINAITVIDGLELDLDEITEDQTVELEVPKPTGVERVDPEKVNVTVELNEQESLGFYNIPVEISGLVDGYRVNFESEAGRFIDVVVKGTETVLSKIIDTDIQAYIDVNELSLGEHVVPIQINGPQDLSFETDRLEAVITIEEVENE
- the cdaA gene encoding diadenylate cyclase CdaA yields the protein MFPGEDFQLLNYLGRIIDILLVTYVVYKLIMVIRGTRAVQLLKGITVILAVWFLSSFFGLRTLQWIMEQTVTYGVLAIIIIFQPELRRALEQLGRGRFFSRGTNHQDEDVSKSIDSIVKASKYMAKRRIGALMSVERETGMNDYVETGIPMNATLTSELLINIFIPNTPLHDGAVILKENQIVAAACYLPLSENPFISKELGTRHRAALGVSEVTDSLTIVVSEETGNISLTKNGEIHRDLNEETLRHLLEKELTSEAKQTSSSRWQWGGKKHG
- a CDS encoding anti-sigma factor family protein, with protein sequence MSCKKQYHELIHKYLDEEMSEQESKQLIDHLQQCNSCNQHYQELKKSIAFVQSSSHIEAPIGFTEQVMKQLPNQKKSTNWKVWVKKHPFLVAVSVFLLLISTSVFSLWSDPHGELVVTGAANVQIDQDGSTVIVPEDEVIEGDLVIRNGRLEVEGEVKGNIVLINSEQYLASAGTVSGEIEEIDQMLEWVWYHTKSFFTEVITVFERDRND
- the sigW gene encoding RNA polymerase sigma factor SigW, with protein sequence MDRVVKRIIKEVKKGDQQAFGELVELYKDKVYQLSYRMLGNAHEAEDISQEAFLRAFSNLDSYDTKRKFSTWLFRIATNLAIDRLRKKKPDYHLEDKVTGTEGLTLLSQIAVDQALPEEEVLTHELQEWIQKEIACLPIKYRSAIILKYIEDLSLKEISEILDLPVATVKTRVHRGREALRKRLRNV